A single Saccharolobus shibatae B12 DNA region contains:
- a CDS encoding HAD family hydrolase produces MVNFAVWLDGVILKIDLTGSLYKIYKGDKISLPITYDINDDWLKIYDQIREVELAILSPYDETTTKTILERINLKPSYVIANRGRTKPSKEPYRILIEVTRWDPLQIVTLASSPLDLLSARFFDSRIKVICVKRYQDCSKYSPFLYSANLEDAISSLKRLKVIR; encoded by the coding sequence ATGGTTAATTTCGCAGTTTGGTTAGATGGAGTTATTCTAAAAATAGATCTAACTGGCTCACTTTACAAGATTTACAAGGGAGACAAGATTAGTTTACCTATCACTTATGATATTAATGATGATTGGCTCAAAATCTATGATCAGATTAGAGAAGTGGAATTAGCCATTCTCTCTCCCTATGATGAAACTACTACAAAGACCATTTTGGAGAGAATTAATTTGAAACCCAGTTATGTCATAGCCAATAGAGGAAGAACTAAACCATCAAAAGAGCCGTATAGGATTTTAATTGAGGTCACTAGATGGGATCCTTTACAAATAGTAACTTTAGCATCATCCCCCTTAGATTTACTATCTGCAAGGTTTTTCGATTCTAGAATAAAAGTTATTTGCGTGAAGAGGTATCAAGACTGTTCTAAATACTCTCCATTCTTATATTCTGCTAATCTAGAAGACGCTATATCCTCACTTAAGAGACTTAAAGTTATAAGGTAG
- a CDS encoding DUF2258 domain-containing protein — MSEEINRDMERAEEYEQTTTRVSALGQNKFELSTGLIIAARYADKLRRVALVAFSKIAPKEVIIRDVSELNKQLYAKIVEEMKLGKLDVIRISVDAEYDDQNKKLIFSNLRILRYITEEQCVEKYKDVVSENEKLKEEISELKKKLEDILSLLK; from the coding sequence ATGAGCGAAGAGATTAACCGTGATATGGAAAGAGCAGAAGAATATGAACAAACAACCACTAGGGTTTCCGCATTAGGTCAAAATAAATTTGAATTAAGTACTGGACTCATAATTGCAGCAAGATATGCTGATAAGTTAAGGAGAGTTGCCTTAGTAGCCTTTAGCAAGATAGCTCCTAAGGAAGTTATTATTAGAGATGTAAGTGAACTAAATAAACAACTATATGCTAAAATTGTAGAGGAGATGAAGCTAGGTAAATTGGATGTTATTAGAATATCAGTAGATGCTGAATATGATGATCAAAATAAAAAATTAATTTTCAGTAATTTGCGAATATTGAGATATATTACTGAAGAGCAATGTGTAGAGAAGTACAAGGATGTCGTTAGTGAGAATGAAAAATTGAAAGAAGAAATTTCAGAATTGAAGAAAAAATTGGAGGATATATTATCCCTTTTAAAGTAG
- a CDS encoding MFS transporter produces the protein MKGKAVIFISASSFFLSYFSRVTWSIVAPLSTLKTTTTEDSIIFALFFLGYILVQIPSGMLADRISANHLLFLSLLGVAITSFISATFPLIMVEYLASFLMGFSAGWIYPITVKLLSISFDGKDLPIAMSIYSIAWPLSIVASGIIIPFLALTFSWESSFYFVGSLSTILGISALLYLPSLKLTKSVIKFKDVIRDKNSIYISVGGFLFYLTYWVLVLYLYKYLLGVVRNEYVAGIIYSLTALTGIFSTILAGYIIKSLGVKRTFLLFISLYSFSLLIFSFTKNVIVIGIDALALGFFRFVITPTSSTAVAVIGGKERSGSVTGFANFFWQSSGIVGSIIAPLLINLFTYTYLWTFVSVLSFLSLIFYYKLKFMRDYL, from the coding sequence ATGAAAGGTAAGGCGGTAATTTTCATCTCCGCATCGTCATTTTTCCTCTCGTATTTTTCCAGAGTAACCTGGAGTATTGTAGCACCTCTTTCCACATTGAAAACCACAACTACTGAAGATAGTATAATATTTGCACTTTTCTTCCTAGGTTATATTCTAGTCCAAATTCCTTCTGGAATGTTAGCGGACCGTATTTCTGCAAATCACTTGCTTTTCCTCTCTTTATTAGGTGTAGCAATCACGTCGTTTATCTCAGCTACTTTTCCTCTTATTATGGTAGAGTATCTCGCAAGCTTTCTAATGGGATTTTCTGCTGGTTGGATATATCCTATTACGGTGAAACTACTCAGTATATCCTTTGATGGAAAAGATTTACCAATTGCCATGAGTATTTACAGCATAGCTTGGCCCTTATCTATAGTAGCTTCCGGTATTATAATACCCTTTTTAGCTTTAACATTTAGTTGGGAATCCTCATTCTACTTTGTAGGTTCCCTTTCTACAATTTTAGGTATTTCGGCCCTCCTCTATCTTCCTTCATTGAAGTTAACGAAAAGTGTAATTAAGTTTAAGGACGTAATTAGAGATAAAAACTCCATTTATATTTCAGTCGGAGGTTTTCTATTCTATTTAACATATTGGGTACTTGTTCTATATCTTTATAAGTATTTATTAGGTGTAGTTAGAAACGAATATGTAGCAGGTATAATATACTCGCTCACTGCATTAACCGGAATTTTCTCTACTATTCTAGCTGGATATATAATAAAATCTTTAGGTGTTAAGAGAACATTTCTATTGTTCATAAGCTTGTATAGTTTCTCGTTACTTATTTTTTCATTTACGAAGAACGTAATTGTCATAGGTATTGACGCATTGGCTTTAGGTTTCTTCAGGTTTGTTATAACGCCAACGAGTTCTACAGCAGTAGCTGTAATTGGGGGAAAAGAGCGGAGCGGTAGTGTAACTGGATTTGCTAACTTCTTTTGGCAATCTAGCGGTATAGTTGGCTCCATAATAGCCCCTCTACTTATAAACTTATTTACATATACATATTTGTGGACTTTTGTTAGTGTACTCTCTTTTCTTTCTTTAATTTTTTACTATAAACTTAAATTTATGAGAGATTATCTTTAA
- a CDS encoding helix-turn-helix domain-containing protein — translation MAEKVRFPDGREVDIHDFIAFMYGLSKSDVEVLHILLQNGKMTTDDLSQKLNVTKASISKALNNLLDKGLIQREKAPAEKEERKGRPNYIYWVEKERLYRKLETDLEKLAGTVKDALQKHTALEIVI, via the coding sequence ATGGCTGAAAAAGTTAGGTTCCCCGATGGAAGAGAAGTAGATATACATGACTTCATAGCCTTCATGTATGGTCTATCTAAAAGTGATGTAGAGGTACTACACATATTATTACAAAATGGAAAGATGACCACTGACGACCTATCTCAAAAATTAAACGTGACTAAAGCTTCTATAAGTAAAGCTTTGAATAACTTACTTGACAAAGGTTTAATACAGAGAGAAAAGGCTCCAGCTGAAAAAGAGGAAAGGAAAGGGAGACCAAATTACATATATTGGGTAGAAAAAGAGAGGTTATACAGGAAATTAGAAACAGATCTAGAAAAACTTGCAGGTACAGTAAAGGACGCACTACAAAAACACACTGCATTAGAAATAGTCATTTAA
- a CDS encoding glycine cleavage system protein H codes for MKILGFTFPDDLLYEPEKHVWVRIEDNNVISIGVTDLGQYMAGKIFQVTAKQKGEKVNGRSVLFSIESAKWIGKFRLPIEGEVFDVNEEVVKNPSLINERPYDSWIIRIRIEDVDIIKRTFKPIQEAYKQFEEEAKRVVR; via the coding sequence ATGAAGATCTTAGGGTTTACCTTCCCTGATGATTTACTTTATGAACCGGAAAAACACGTGTGGGTAAGGATAGAAGATAATAATGTAATTAGTATAGGCGTTACTGATCTAGGACAATATATGGCTGGCAAAATATTTCAAGTTACAGCGAAACAGAAGGGCGAGAAAGTAAATGGAAGGAGTGTTTTATTCTCCATTGAGAGCGCTAAATGGATAGGTAAGTTTAGGTTGCCAATAGAGGGTGAAGTTTTTGACGTAAATGAAGAAGTAGTAAAAAATCCTTCATTAATTAATGAAAGACCTTATGATAGTTGGATAATTAGGATAAGGATAGAGGATGTCGATATTATAAAAAGAACTTTCAAACCAATTCAAGAAGCATACAAGCAATTTGAGGAGGAGGCAAAAAGAGTTGTTAGATGA